The proteins below come from a single Maridesulfovibrio frigidus DSM 17176 genomic window:
- the efp gene encoding elongation factor P, producing MISTKDFRNGLKIEIDGKPYDIIEFQHFKPGKGGAFVRTKLKNMLTGRVVDQTFRSGEKVHKPDMTTKAMQFLYKDGEDYVLMDLESYDQMNVSGDVIGDTAGFIKEGESNKALLYNGEVIGMELPASVVLLVAQTDPGVQGDRVSGASKPATLETGLVINVPLFVNENDKVKVDTRSKEYLGREK from the coding sequence ATGATATCTACTAAAGATTTTAGAAATGGACTTAAGATTGAAATTGACGGGAAACCTTATGATATCATTGAATTCCAGCACTTTAAACCAGGTAAGGGCGGAGCTTTTGTTCGTACTAAACTTAAAAACATGCTCACAGGACGCGTAGTTGATCAGACTTTCCGTTCCGGTGAAAAAGTTCATAAGCCAGATATGACAACCAAAGCGATGCAGTTCCTTTACAAAGATGGTGAAGACTACGTACTCATGGATCTAGAATCATATGACCAAATGAATGTTTCTGGTGATGTAATTGGTGATACTGCTGGCTTTATTAAAGAAGGCGAAAGCAACAAAGCTCTTCTCTATAATGGAGAAGTTATTGGAATGGAACTTCCTGCTTCAGTTGTATTGCTTGTTGCACAGACTGATCCCGGCGTTCAGGGTGACCGTGTGAGTGGTGCTTCCAAGCCTGCTACACTTGAAACAGGTCTTGTAATCAATGTGCCTCTTTTCGTTAATGAAAATGATAAAGTTAAAGTAGATACCCGCTCTAAAGAATACTTAGGCCGCGAAAAATAA
- a CDS encoding DNA translocase FtsK, which produces MEDETLPSEKFAKEISGLFWMFLAVFLFISMYSFHPGDPTLNQAVSSSWKIKNLIGPAGSYSAGLMVDMVGIGAWLIPIYCLYLGLASFLTALKQPWWRWSGFVLLYVCILAWSSHPWLTDYQKTLAVHGGGFIGGILSKWSFYYLKPVGAFLFWLFATLAGIQLTLNLSWASIGKRIRTILIDFGLKNKERFERRAKRLKVEHDRKKDEKATSSKTLRNIVGKKKKDKQQESAEESDAEIVLKPISNEPAKKKAKPKAKKFDIKADFPPLDMLLEPKITGVKVDPKVLEGKTNSLAVCLKDFNIDGEIQNVIPGPVVTMFEFKPAPGVKVSKIAGLTDDIALALKAIAVRIEAPIPGKDSVGVEIPNEERQVVYLREIFEADCFKNAKSPLTMALGKDIQGVPVVADLIKMPHLLVAGATGAGKSVCLNGLLMSLLYRAGPDEVKLLLIDPKRIELAVYASLPHLVHPVVTDMALAKSALEWAVFEMDKRYQAMAKLGVRNIASYNEKLVKLGDDIPEDLADLEHMPFLVIVVDELADLMLTAGKDVEISIVRLAQLARASGIHIILATQRPSVDVVTGLIKANFPTRISFQVTSKHDSRTILDMGGAEKLLGRGDMLFKPSGAQLRRLHGALVEDDEIKLVVDFWKKKYPQEFDLDFTDWKETPSGPGAGSMPSESDDPVYQEAVKFVLDQGKASISLLQRRFRIGFNRAARFIEQMEQDGILGPQDGSKPRIILVTRD; this is translated from the coding sequence ATGGAGGATGAGACACTGCCTAGCGAAAAATTCGCAAAAGAAATTTCAGGCTTATTCTGGATGTTTTTAGCCGTCTTTCTTTTCATAAGCATGTACTCCTTCCATCCAGGCGATCCGACCCTGAATCAGGCTGTCAGTTCGAGCTGGAAAATAAAGAATTTAATAGGTCCAGCCGGATCGTATTCCGCTGGCCTTATGGTCGATATGGTCGGGATAGGTGCTTGGCTGATACCGATCTATTGCCTGTATCTCGGGCTTGCTTCATTTCTTACCGCCTTAAAACAACCTTGGTGGAGATGGTCAGGATTTGTTCTGCTCTATGTCTGTATATTGGCATGGTCATCTCACCCATGGCTGACTGACTACCAGAAGACACTGGCTGTTCATGGGGGTGGATTTATTGGCGGAATTCTATCCAAGTGGTCCTTTTATTACCTTAAACCTGTCGGAGCTTTTCTATTCTGGTTGTTCGCCACTCTTGCTGGTATTCAGCTGACTCTCAACCTAAGTTGGGCTTCTATTGGTAAGAGAATCCGAACCATCCTCATTGACTTCGGACTTAAGAATAAAGAACGTTTTGAGCGCAGAGCAAAACGTTTAAAAGTTGAACACGACCGTAAAAAAGATGAAAAGGCTACCTCAAGTAAGACTTTAAGAAATATCGTAGGCAAAAAGAAAAAAGATAAACAGCAGGAATCCGCTGAAGAAAGTGATGCTGAAATAGTTCTTAAGCCTATATCAAATGAACCTGCGAAGAAAAAAGCTAAGCCGAAAGCTAAAAAATTTGATATTAAAGCAGATTTCCCTCCACTTGATATGTTGTTGGAACCTAAGATTACTGGAGTAAAGGTAGACCCTAAGGTTTTAGAGGGTAAAACTAATAGCCTTGCTGTATGTTTGAAAGACTTCAACATTGATGGCGAAATTCAGAATGTTATTCCCGGGCCTGTTGTTACAATGTTTGAATTCAAGCCGGCTCCCGGTGTGAAAGTCAGTAAGATTGCTGGCCTTACAGATGATATAGCTTTGGCTCTTAAAGCTATTGCCGTAAGAATCGAAGCCCCCATTCCCGGCAAAGATTCTGTTGGTGTTGAGATTCCTAATGAAGAACGTCAGGTTGTTTATCTCCGTGAAATTTTCGAAGCAGATTGCTTTAAGAATGCAAAATCTCCGCTGACAATGGCTCTAGGTAAGGACATTCAAGGTGTACCTGTCGTCGCCGATCTAATTAAAATGCCACATTTACTTGTAGCTGGTGCGACCGGAGCGGGTAAAAGTGTTTGTCTTAACGGACTGCTCATGAGTTTGTTATATCGTGCTGGGCCAGATGAAGTTAAACTTCTACTCATCGATCCTAAACGGATTGAGCTTGCGGTCTACGCAAGCCTTCCGCATTTGGTACATCCAGTTGTTACTGATATGGCACTGGCAAAAAGTGCACTCGAGTGGGCCGTTTTCGAGATGGACAAACGCTATCAGGCTATGGCCAAGCTTGGAGTTCGAAACATTGCCAGTTACAATGAAAAACTTGTAAAATTAGGTGATGATATACCGGAAGATCTCGCTGATCTCGAACATATGCCATTCCTTGTCATCGTTGTTGATGAGCTTGCTGACCTTATGCTTACAGCGGGTAAAGACGTCGAAATAAGTATAGTTCGACTTGCTCAGCTTGCACGTGCATCAGGCATACATATTATACTCGCAACTCAGCGTCCTTCAGTTGATGTTGTTACCGGACTTATTAAGGCTAACTTTCCTACACGAATTTCATTTCAGGTAACCTCAAAGCACGATTCTCGAACCATTTTAGATATGGGTGGTGCAGAGAAACTGCTTGGTCGAGGCGACATGCTTTTCAAGCCGAGTGGGGCGCAGCTTCGCAGGTTGCACGGTGCTCTGGTAGAAGATGACGAGATTAAGTTGGTAGTTGATTTCTGGAAGAAAAAATATCCACAGGAATTTGATCTGGATTTCACTGACTGGAAAGAAACTCCATCGGGGCCGGGCGCCGGTAGTATGCCTAGTGAGTCCGATGATCCCGTTTATCAGGAAGCAGTTAAGTTTGTGCTCGATCAAGGCAAAGCTTCCATATCTCTGTTGCAGAGACGTTTCCGTATCGGCTTTAACCGCGCCGCACGTTTCATCGAGCAGATGGAACAGGATGGAATTCTGGGCCCGCAGGATGGTAGCAAACCACGTATTATTCTCGTTACTCGCGACTAA
- the lolA gene encoding outer membrane lipoprotein chaperone LolA — MKLRFCLLVLIALLSFGSTASADELTSDIQKTYDSIKSFKADFTQTLTNAASKESEIRSGKITFKQPSLLHWESVKPEPELLIVGESIVWDYFPDDKVAMKYRTKQIFNSKTMIKFISGKAKLEEDFVVENKGMEDGLIKLKLLPLEPETGLVLAFVWVDANKMLTKILVVDFYGNGNEVVLSNIELDPEVEDSFFDFTPPAGVDVDDNTKTQ, encoded by the coding sequence ATGAAATTACGGTTCTGTTTGCTGGTACTGATTGCGTTATTGTCCTTCGGTTCAACCGCTTCGGCCGATGAGCTGACTTCCGATATTCAAAAAACATACGATTCAATTAAATCTTTTAAGGCCGATTTCACTCAGACTTTGACGAATGCCGCAAGTAAAGAGAGTGAAATTCGCTCAGGTAAAATTACCTTCAAGCAGCCTTCACTTCTACACTGGGAGTCTGTGAAGCCGGAACCTGAACTTTTGATAGTAGGGGAATCTATAGTCTGGGATTACTTTCCAGATGATAAGGTTGCCATGAAATATCGCACAAAACAGATTTTCAATTCCAAGACTATGATCAAGTTCATTTCAGGCAAGGCAAAACTGGAAGAAGACTTTGTTGTTGAAAATAAGGGCATGGAAGATGGGCTTATTAAGCTTAAATTGCTTCCGCTTGAGCCGGAAACAGGTCTTGTGCTTGCTTTTGTGTGGGTAGATGCGAATAAGATGCTGACTAAAATATTAGTCGTTGATTTCTACGGAAACGGCAACGAAGTCGTTCTTTCAAACATTGAACTAGACCCCGAAGTCGAAGATTCTTTTTTCGACTTCACGCCTCCAGCAGGAGTCGATGTGGACGACAATACCAAGACTCAGTAG
- a CDS encoding pseudouridine synthase, whose product MADNIKNPDTVRLNKFIASSGLSSRRGADELVKQGKVKINGERVDSPGIQVDPENDQVEVRGQLIENKTKDEHTYILLNKPIETVTTAKDPQKRKTVMDLLSKEIVNKRVFPVGRLDFYSEGLLFLTTDGELCNRMTHPRWHLPKVYEVIVRGPISKENIAIMEAGMFLSEGDILAPVKVKVLSEGKDTTKVEMILSQGVNRQIRRMFRDFDTTILKIKRTRQGQVTIDNLPAGKWRELTAEEVASLKKDVGL is encoded by the coding sequence ATGGCTGACAATATAAAAAATCCCGATACGGTTCGACTTAATAAATTTATCGCTTCTTCCGGTCTTTCATCAAGACGCGGAGCTGATGAATTGGTTAAACAGGGTAAAGTAAAAATTAATGGCGAACGTGTAGATTCCCCCGGTATTCAGGTCGACCCTGAAAATGACCAGGTGGAAGTGCGCGGTCAGCTTATAGAAAATAAAACGAAAGATGAGCATACTTATATTTTATTAAATAAGCCCATCGAAACAGTAACTACTGCAAAAGATCCTCAAAAGCGTAAAACTGTGATGGATTTGCTGTCTAAGGAAATAGTGAATAAACGAGTTTTCCCTGTTGGCAGACTCGATTTCTATTCCGAAGGCTTACTATTCCTCACAACTGATGGCGAGCTATGTAACCGCATGACTCACCCTCGCTGGCATCTGCCGAAAGTCTATGAAGTTATAGTTCGCGGCCCTATCAGTAAGGAAAACATCGCAATCATGGAAGCTGGAATGTTTTTATCTGAAGGAGATATACTCGCACCTGTTAAGGTGAAAGTTTTATCTGAAGGTAAAGACACAACCAAGGTTGAAATGATCCTTAGTCAGGGCGTGAATCGTCAAATCAGACGTATGTTCAGAGACTTTGACACAACTATTCTCAAAATTAAGAGAACTAGACAGGGTCAAGTTACAATTGATAATTTACCCGCTGGTAAATGGCGGGAACTGACCGCAGAAGAAGTAGCGTCGCTAAAGAAAGACGTAGGACTTTAA
- the yedF gene encoding sulfurtransferase-like selenium metabolism protein YedF produces MPIKIECQGLPCPQPVIQCKNLIESSNPSSIEVVVDNVPAKENVSRFMTTKGYEVTVEEKDSLTTIKGVKSAGGNNSEAEVCEECTVMSTEELARIDSKTLIFLNSDCLGSGDDELGAKLMFNFVSTLPELGDSLWRIIMVNGAVKLATDGHPCLEKLKEMEAAGVSILVCGTCLDHFNLLEKKGVGETTNMLDVVTSMQLATKVIKA; encoded by the coding sequence ATGCCAATAAAAATAGAATGTCAGGGGCTGCCTTGCCCGCAGCCTGTTATACAGTGCAAGAATTTAATTGAATCAAGTAACCCTTCTTCAATAGAAGTGGTTGTTGATAACGTGCCTGCCAAAGAAAATGTTTCAAGATTTATGACTACGAAAGGGTATGAAGTTACCGTAGAAGAAAAAGATTCATTAACAACTATTAAAGGTGTTAAATCTGCTGGCGGCAACAATTCTGAGGCAGAAGTATGCGAAGAATGTACAGTAATGAGTACTGAAGAATTGGCGAGAATCGATAGTAAGACCTTGATTTTCTTGAACAGTGACTGCCTGGGAAGCGGAGATGATGAACTTGGCGCAAAGCTGATGTTTAACTTCGTTTCTACCCTGCCCGAGCTTGGTGATTCTCTATGGAGAATTATTATGGTTAATGGCGCGGTCAAACTTGCTACAGATGGCCATCCATGTCTGGAAAAATTAAAAGAGATGGAAGCTGCCGGAGTTTCAATACTTGTTTGCGGAACATGTCTTGATCATTTTAATCTGCTGGAGAAAAAAGGGGTTGGCGAGACCACAAATATGCTCGATGTGGTCACAAGCATGCAGCTTGCAACGAAAGTCATTAAAGCTTAA
- a CDS encoding ABC transporter ATP-binding protein, with translation MPKGDKHNYLSNKHLIRRCLSYFAPYKFRIFIAFVSMAFVAAATAGTAYLIQPAMDDIFISKDREALFLIPIAFVVVMLIKGFFRFFQSYLMNTAGLMVLEQLRNDLFQKIVCLPMNFFEESQVGMLMSRILNDVMEIRQSLPSFIMMIREAITIIALISLVFYRDAYLAFWAVLVLPLAIFPFFYFGRKLRKLGRKNQVKISDINAQLQEVFSGVKVIKAFANEKLESKKFDSENHRLVNIAIKQVLHSELSSRIMEIVGAFGIGLVLWYGGMQVISGESTPGTFFSFITALIMLYEPIKKINASNLTIQRALAGAERVFEILDSPTINEEKGGSKELTQPFKELVIKDLTFSYPSSDGPILNNINLKVKAGQKIAVVGPSGSGKTTLVNLIPRFYDPEHGSIEINGIPIQDYTLKSLRLNLGMVSQETFLFNASVRENIAYVHQDAPFEEVKKASETAFAHDFIEKLPEGYDTIVGERGVRLSGGQKQRLTIARALLKNPPLLILDEATSALDTESERVVQMALENLMQDRTSIVIAHRLSTILTADVIVVMERGVIVAKGSHKELLKKCPLYIKLYNMQFQDT, from the coding sequence TTGCCCAAAGGCGATAAACATAATTACTTAAGCAACAAACACCTGATTCGTAGGTGTTTATCTTATTTTGCACCATACAAATTCAGAATTTTTATAGCATTTGTATCTATGGCATTTGTTGCAGCAGCGACCGCCGGTACTGCATACCTCATTCAGCCAGCTATGGATGACATTTTCATCAGTAAAGATCGCGAAGCTCTATTTTTAATCCCTATAGCCTTTGTTGTGGTTATGCTAATTAAGGGATTTTTTAGATTTTTCCAATCTTATCTTATGAATACCGCAGGCTTAATGGTTCTAGAACAGCTCAGAAATGATTTGTTTCAAAAGATAGTCTGTCTACCTATGAACTTCTTTGAAGAAAGTCAGGTAGGCATGCTCATGTCCAGAATCCTTAACGATGTTATGGAAATCAGGCAGAGCTTACCGTCTTTTATAATGATGATCCGTGAAGCAATCACCATTATAGCCTTGATTAGTCTCGTTTTCTACAGAGACGCATATCTGGCTTTCTGGGCCGTGCTTGTACTGCCTTTGGCTATTTTTCCGTTTTTCTATTTTGGTAGAAAATTACGTAAATTGGGCCGTAAAAATCAGGTTAAAATTTCAGACATCAATGCACAGCTTCAAGAAGTTTTCAGTGGAGTTAAGGTCATTAAGGCCTTTGCAAACGAAAAACTGGAATCTAAAAAGTTTGATAGTGAAAACCACCGACTCGTTAACATTGCGATTAAACAGGTTTTACATAGTGAGCTATCATCACGCATAATGGAGATAGTAGGGGCTTTCGGAATTGGCCTTGTTCTGTGGTACGGCGGTATGCAAGTTATTAGTGGCGAGTCCACACCAGGTACTTTTTTCTCATTCATTACGGCACTTATCATGCTTTATGAACCAATTAAGAAAATCAACGCTTCAAACCTGACTATTCAGCGGGCGCTTGCAGGGGCTGAAAGGGTTTTCGAAATATTGGATTCCCCTACTATTAACGAAGAAAAGGGCGGTTCTAAAGAGCTGACTCAGCCGTTTAAAGAGCTGGTAATTAAAGACCTCACATTCAGTTATCCGTCCTCTGATGGACCGATTCTTAATAATATCAACCTGAAGGTCAAAGCAGGGCAGAAAATTGCTGTAGTAGGGCCTAGTGGCTCCGGTAAGACTACTCTAGTCAATCTTATTCCTCGTTTTTACGATCCTGAACATGGATCTATTGAAATCAATGGTATCCCCATTCAAGACTACACGCTAAAGTCACTGCGCCTAAACTTGGGAATGGTTTCTCAGGAAACTTTCCTGTTTAATGCCAGTGTTCGTGAAAATATTGCTTACGTTCATCAGGATGCTCCTTTTGAGGAAGTCAAAAAGGCTTCTGAAACAGCATTTGCACATGATTTTATAGAAAAACTTCCCGAGGGATACGATACGATTGTGGGTGAACGCGGTGTTAGGTTGTCAGGCGGACAGAAACAGAGGCTTACTATTGCAAGAGCACTTCTTAAGAATCCGCCACTGCTCATACTAGATGAAGCAACCAGCGCACTTGATACAGAATCAGAACGTGTCGTTCAGATGGCTCTTGAAAATTTAATGCAAGATAGAACAAGTATTGTAATTGCACATAGACTTTCTACCATCCTTACAGCTGATGTTATAGTTGTTATGGAAAGGGGTGTAATTGTCGCGAAAGGCAGTCATAAAGAACTCCTTAAAAAATGCCCTTTATACATCAAGCTATATAACATGCAGTTCCAAGATACTTAG
- a CDS encoding lysophospholipid acyltransferase family protein, translated as MKIKVNSALVAAPLAFLYKMLAKTIRFEVDGLENVTKVLDSNKTVIIAVWHDELLTLSTYGYAQKLPYVTIASDSNDGQIITEVLVRIGYKVARGSSSRGGLKAMLGMTRIMKKEGRIGIITVDGPKGPRHKLKQGILAIAQRTDSLIIPMRGYLENPIVFNKSWDKFQLPKPFGRCKVFMGEPIRVTEQKLTPELLKIEADKVEEILLNLGSGYK; from the coding sequence ATGAAAATAAAAGTTAATTCTGCACTTGTTGCAGCTCCGCTGGCGTTTCTTTATAAAATGCTGGCAAAAACTATTCGTTTTGAAGTCGATGGACTAGAAAATGTAACCAAGGTTTTAGATAGTAATAAAACTGTTATAATAGCTGTTTGGCATGATGAGTTGTTAACTCTGTCTACTTACGGTTATGCACAAAAACTGCCCTATGTCACCATAGCCAGCGATAGTAATGATGGGCAGATTATTACAGAAGTACTGGTCCGCATCGGCTATAAAGTTGCGCGAGGATCTTCCTCTCGTGGCGGTTTAAAAGCTATGCTCGGTATGACTCGTATAATGAAGAAAGAAGGGCGAATAGGAATAATAACTGTAGATGGTCCCAAAGGGCCTAGGCATAAGCTTAAGCAGGGTATTTTAGCCATTGCTCAAAGAACCGATTCTCTTATTATTCCTATGCGAGGTTACCTTGAAAATCCCATTGTTTTTAACAAGTCATGGGATAAATTTCAATTGCCGAAACCTTTTGGCCGCTGTAAAGTTTTTATGGGTGAGCCTATTCGGGTTACTGAACAGAAGCTAACTCCTGAACTATTGAAAATTGAAGCCGATAAAGTAGAAGAAATACTCCTAAACCTTGGTTCAGGGTATAAATAA
- a CDS encoding lysophospholipid acyltransferase family protein: MKIKVKPVLVAAPMAFCYRALIKTLRFEVEGFENLTRLMNNKEPAMLALWHNEIFTLTAYGVTKGFPYVTMASDSRDGQIITKTLERIGYKVARGSSTRGGVKAMLSMTRLMKKEERIGVITVDGPRGPRHKVKQGILAIAQRTGSAIIPIRGYVDNPTVFEKSWDRFEVAKPFSRCKVFMDKPFRVTDEKLTPEVLESEALKLENSMKNLGHGF, encoded by the coding sequence ATGAAGATTAAAGTAAAACCCGTATTAGTCGCTGCGCCCATGGCATTTTGCTACCGAGCTCTGATTAAAACTCTTCGTTTTGAGGTTGAAGGTTTTGAGAACCTAACTAGGCTTATGAACAACAAAGAGCCTGCAATGCTCGCTTTGTGGCATAATGAAATTTTTACTCTGACAGCATATGGCGTCACTAAAGGTTTTCCATACGTGACCATGGCAAGCGATAGCCGCGACGGTCAGATTATCACCAAGACCTTGGAGCGCATAGGTTACAAGGTAGCCAGAGGTTCCTCTACACGGGGCGGGGTCAAAGCAATGCTTTCTATGACCCGCTTGATGAAAAAAGAAGAACGTATTGGTGTCATAACTGTTGATGGCCCCAGAGGCCCCCGTCATAAGGTTAAGCAGGGTATTTTAGCTATCGCGCAACGCACAGGTTCTGCCATCATTCCTATCAGGGGGTACGTAGATAATCCTACGGTTTTCGAAAAATCATGGGACAGATTTGAAGTCGCTAAGCCTTTTAGCCGCTGCAAGGTTTTCATGGATAAGCCATTTAGAGTCACTGACGAGAAGCTAACTCCCGAAGTGCTTGAATCTGAAGCTTTAAAGCTAGAAAATTCTATGAAAAATCTGGGCCACGGATTTTAA
- a CDS encoding methyl-accepting chemotaxis protein: MSLKFKLISFCLVLGLIPLVIVSVFSVELASKALSEQAFSQLESVRDTKKKNLEDLISKWYHEVELFSNVKEVYNTVGMIGEYAIDNGFPGRRLNVHSDEYIEIHQYAKKPFEPFVKTLGYDDALLIDDYGRVLFTVNKEADVGIDLVKGPYKDSNLAKVWRKAVKGEIVFADFEPYEPLGGIPVAFIAAPVRSHAGDIQGVAVLRIPLKEINSIMTLRSGMGETGESYLVGQDLHMRSDSELNPLYRSVRSSFENPDLGKVDSVAVNQALADISNTSLTVDSKDISFLTAYAPLKIGTSTWALISEIHKDEAFSAVTRLRLITLLITITTAILVVIISLIFLRSEIINPLKDIENYVAAISTGNFKADIEGVFKGEIKNLADGIQLMVSELKNKLGFSQGILEGMTVPCLVSDTEARISYINNPLCRLLESSDSCESWIGKPVKDLLQIPEDEQGIIAQCLSEKKPVLNRERKLHTKKEGHRNVRIDAAPLYNLDSDLIGGFAIIIDLSDIKAKEDQITEQNKIMVEITANAESISKYLTNGAAEIELQVENVSANTERQFDKIEQSSQAVTEMNRTLVSSSKNAETAVQQAKNTQLRAESGMHTLTETSIAILQLKSLSDMVMENMHELGEQTQSIGGIINVINDIADQTNLLALNAAIEAARAGEAGRGFAVVADEVRKLAEKTMLSTNEVEGAIHRIRESAKSNMEKTDLTVAAVEHASGLVSKSVDALQSISDMSVDTACEIQLIAKATDEQSRAHDLIHKNVEDIKSIAGETKSDMRHSSESISSLARTAEELEKLIKKLSLAGSK, from the coding sequence ATGTCGTTAAAGTTTAAATTAATATCATTTTGTCTAGTTCTTGGTTTGATTCCATTAGTTATAGTCAGTGTATTCAGCGTTGAATTGGCGTCGAAAGCACTTTCCGAACAAGCGTTTAGTCAACTAGAATCTGTGCGTGATACAAAAAAGAAAAATTTAGAGGACTTAATAAGCAAATGGTATCATGAAGTGGAACTCTTTTCGAACGTTAAGGAAGTCTACAATACTGTGGGAATGATTGGAGAGTACGCAATTGATAACGGGTTTCCGGGTAGACGTTTAAATGTTCATTCAGATGAATATATCGAGATTCACCAATATGCTAAAAAGCCATTTGAGCCTTTCGTAAAAACGCTGGGCTATGATGATGCGCTTCTTATCGATGATTATGGACGCGTGCTTTTCACTGTAAATAAGGAAGCCGATGTAGGCATAGATTTAGTAAAAGGCCCTTACAAAGATTCAAATTTAGCAAAGGTATGGAGAAAAGCTGTTAAGGGTGAAATAGTCTTCGCAGATTTCGAACCATATGAACCTCTTGGTGGAATTCCGGTGGCCTTTATAGCAGCACCTGTTCGTTCACATGCCGGTGATATTCAAGGGGTTGCAGTCCTTCGCATTCCATTAAAAGAGATCAATTCAATCATGACTCTCCGTTCAGGAATGGGCGAAACGGGCGAATCATACCTTGTAGGCCAAGACCTTCATATGCGTTCTGATTCTGAGTTGAATCCATTATACAGATCAGTAAGGTCTTCATTTGAAAATCCGGATCTTGGAAAAGTTGACTCGGTCGCAGTCAATCAGGCGCTTGCGGATATTAGCAATACATCCCTAACGGTTGATTCCAAGGACATCTCATTTCTAACCGCTTACGCACCTCTTAAAATTGGAACTTCAACTTGGGCTCTCATTTCTGAGATCCACAAAGACGAAGCTTTTTCAGCTGTAACAAGACTTCGATTAATCACATTACTGATTACGATCACAACGGCTATCCTTGTTGTAATTATCTCTCTCATCTTTTTGCGATCTGAAATAATTAACCCGCTTAAAGATATCGAAAATTATGTAGCCGCCATCTCTACCGGTAATTTCAAAGCTGATATTGAGGGTGTATTCAAAGGAGAAATCAAAAATCTCGCTGACGGTATCCAACTTATGGTATCGGAATTAAAAAACAAACTTGGATTTTCTCAAGGGATACTTGAAGGAATGACAGTCCCCTGTCTTGTGTCTGATACCGAAGCCAGAATTTCATATATAAACAATCCGCTCTGCAGGCTTTTAGAAAGCAGTGATTCATGTGAAAGCTGGATTGGAAAACCTGTAAAAGATTTATTGCAGATTCCTGAAGATGAGCAAGGCATTATTGCTCAGTGTTTATCGGAAAAGAAACCTGTTCTTAACCGCGAACGCAAGTTGCACACAAAAAAAGAAGGCCATCGTAATGTTAGAATTGATGCCGCTCCACTCTACAATCTGGACAGTGACTTAATTGGCGGTTTCGCAATCATCATTGATTTGAGTGATATCAAAGCGAAAGAAGATCAGATCACTGAGCAAAATAAGATAATGGTTGAAATTACAGCTAATGCTGAGTCCATTTCAAAGTACTTAACTAACGGTGCTGCAGAGATTGAGTTACAGGTTGAGAACGTTTCGGCTAACACTGAACGCCAATTTGATAAAATTGAGCAGTCTTCGCAGGCTGTAACTGAAATGAACCGGACACTGGTGAGTTCTTCTAAAAACGCTGAGACAGCCGTTCAGCAGGCAAAAAACACACAGCTACGGGCTGAAAGCGGCATGCATACTCTTACTGAGACCAGTATTGCGATACTACAGTTAAAATCCTTATCTGATATGGTGATGGAGAATATGCATGAGCTTGGTGAGCAAACACAATCTATCGGCGGAATAATAAATGTTATTAATGATATAGCTGACCAGACAAACCTGCTCGCACTAAATGCGGCCATTGAGGCAGCACGAGCTGGCGAAGCGGGACGCGGATTTGCTGTGGTTGCAGATGAGGTGCGCAAATTGGCAGAAAAGACCATGCTTTCTACAAATGAGGTGGAAGGCGCAATTCATAGAATTCGCGAATCAGCTAAGTCTAATATGGAAAAAACAGACTTGACGGTAGCGGCTGTAGAACATGCAAGCGGGCTAGTCTCTAAATCGGTTGATGCTCTCCAATCAATTTCAGATATGTCAGTAGATACAGCATGCGAAATTCAACTGATCGCCAAAGCAACTGATGAGCAATCCCGGGCACACGACCTGATCCATAAAAATGTGGAAGATATTAAATCTATTGCGGGTGAAACAAAAAGCGATATGCGGCATTCTTCTGAATCCATATCAAGCTTGGCAAGAACGGCAGAAGAACTGGAAAAATTGATTAAGAAACTAAGTCTGGCAGGAAGCAAATAA